In Bacillus sp. Marseille-Q1617, a genomic segment contains:
- a CDS encoding peptidyl-prolyl cis-trans isomerase: MKLKPQALLIAAALLLVTNIVTLFLWLKPDAASSVGGMKAGNEVVATVGGDSVTREDWLYALEQKYGEQELKQLINQKVIEKVAKKYDISVSDKEVNQEYDLIRSVYNSFDEEYTEDEETVKTQIKTDLLLEELLTKDVEVTEQEMKSFYEQNEEMYSIPKMYNLKQIKVGDQSEVGQVIKELENGSSFDVLAMERSTDAQSAHLGGEIGYIPADGELLSQEAVKELDSISEGEWSQPVKSGPDYVVYLLEDVMKERHYSYDDVKSQIRRQLAIEQVETPLLPEAFWEEAEVEWFYGTEQ, encoded by the coding sequence ATGAAACTTAAACCACAAGCTCTACTGATTGCAGCAGCTTTACTGCTTGTCACTAACATTGTCACGTTATTCCTTTGGTTAAAGCCGGATGCCGCCTCCAGTGTGGGAGGGATGAAGGCCGGAAACGAAGTCGTTGCCACAGTCGGCGGTGATTCTGTCACCAGAGAAGACTGGCTATATGCCCTTGAACAAAAGTACGGCGAACAAGAGCTTAAGCAATTGATCAATCAAAAGGTGATTGAAAAAGTCGCAAAGAAGTACGACATTTCCGTTTCTGATAAAGAGGTCAACCAAGAGTATGATTTAATCCGTTCTGTATACAATTCATTCGATGAAGAGTATACAGAAGATGAAGAAACAGTCAAAACGCAAATCAAAACGGATTTATTACTGGAAGAGCTTTTGACGAAAGATGTGGAAGTGACAGAACAAGAAATGAAAAGCTTCTACGAACAGAATGAAGAAATGTATTCGATCCCTAAAATGTACAATCTGAAGCAAATTAAGGTAGGGGATCAATCCGAAGTCGGCCAGGTCATCAAAGAACTTGAAAATGGATCTAGCTTTGATGTGCTGGCAATGGAACGCTCCACCGATGCTCAAAGTGCTCATTTGGGGGGAGAAATCGGATATATCCCTGCAGACGGAGAGCTGTTATCACAGGAAGCGGTGAAGGAACTTGATTCTATAAGCGAAGGCGAATGGAGTCAGCCCGTGAAATCGGGACCTGACTATGTAGTATACCTTTTGGAAGACGTCATGAAAGAAAGACACTACAGCTATGATGATGTAAAATCTCAAATCCGGCGTCAGCTTGCAATAGAACAAGTGGAAACACCACTGCTTCCAGAAGCTTTCTGGGAAGAAGCCGAAGTGGAATGGTTCTACGGTACGGAACAATAA
- a CDS encoding helix-turn-helix domain-containing protein — protein METDKWGRRVRAFRKLKSFTQEGLAKELGISVSVLGEVERGSRIPKEDFLVKVAEVLDISLEDLDPQGELEHSE, from the coding sequence ATGGAAACAGATAAATGGGGAAGACGCGTACGTGCATTCAGAAAGCTGAAAAGTTTCACCCAGGAGGGACTGGCTAAGGAACTGGGAATCTCCGTCTCCGTGCTCGGGGAAGTGGAAAGAGGGAGCCGTATCCCGAAGGAAGACTTCTTGGTGAAGGTGGCAGAAGTGCTCGATATTTCTCTTGAGGACCTTGATCCTCAGGGGGAGCTGGAACATAGTGAATAA
- the hslO gene encoding Hsp33 family molecular chaperone HslO — MSDYLVKALAYDGQVRAYAVKSTETVGEAQKRHDTWPTASAALGRSISAGVMMGAMLKGENKLTIKVEGGGPIGAILVDSNAKGEVRGYVSNPHVHFDLNEHGKLDVRRAVGTSGTLSVVKDIGMRDHFSGQVPIVSGELGEDFTYYFVTSEQVPSSVGVGVLVNPDNTILAAGGFILQLMPGTDDETITKIEERLSKIPPISKLIEKGLTPEEVLEEVLGEGEVKVLETMPVSFKCQCSKERFANAIISLGETEIQDIIDEDGQAEAKCHFCNETYVFSDVELEELKGEAK, encoded by the coding sequence ATGAGTGACTACTTAGTGAAAGCCTTGGCTTATGATGGGCAAGTGCGTGCGTATGCCGTGAAAAGTACAGAAACCGTCGGTGAAGCGCAAAAAAGACATGACACATGGCCGACTGCTTCAGCCGCATTAGGAAGATCCATCAGTGCCGGGGTCATGATGGGAGCTATGCTTAAAGGAGAAAATAAATTAACGATCAAGGTGGAAGGCGGAGGTCCGATCGGAGCGATTCTTGTGGACAGCAACGCCAAAGGGGAAGTAAGGGGCTATGTTTCCAATCCGCATGTTCACTTTGATCTTAACGAACATGGAAAGCTGGATGTACGTCGTGCTGTAGGAACTTCTGGTACTCTTTCTGTCGTGAAAGATATCGGAATGAGAGATCACTTCTCGGGCCAGGTGCCGATCGTCTCTGGTGAACTTGGAGAAGATTTTACGTATTATTTTGTCACTTCGGAGCAGGTCCCTTCTTCTGTAGGGGTGGGAGTGCTTGTAAATCCCGATAATACGATTCTCGCTGCAGGTGGATTCATCCTTCAGTTGATGCCGGGTACCGACGATGAGACGATTACAAAGATAGAAGAGAGACTATCGAAAATCCCGCCGATTTCAAAGCTGATTGAAAAAGGACTTACACCTGAAGAAGTCCTGGAAGAAGTCCTGGGCGAAGGTGAAGTGAAAGTCCTTGAAACAATGCCGGTATCATTCAAATGCCAATGCTCGAAAGAACGATTTGCCAACGCGATCATCAGCCTGGGTGAAACTGAAATCCAGGATATCATCGACGAAGACGGGCAAGCAGAAGCGAAATGTCACTTCTGCAACGAAACGTATGTATTTTCAGATGTGGAATTAGAAGAACTCAAAGGGGAAGCAAAATAG
- the pabA gene encoding aminodeoxychorismate/anthranilate synthase component II: MILMIDNYDSFTYNLVQFLGELGEELVVRRNDDITINEIEMMSPDYLMISPGPCSPNEAGISLEAISHFAGKIPIFGVCLGHQSIAQVFGGDVIRAERLMHGKVSDMHHDGKTIFHGIQNPFEATRYHSLIVKRETLPDCLEITAETSKGEIMAIRHRELAIEGVQFHPESIMTQQGKKLLKNFLETYKKAELPASCISI; this comes from the coding sequence ATGATACTCATGATCGATAACTATGACTCATTCACGTATAATCTCGTTCAGTTTTTAGGAGAGCTGGGCGAAGAGCTGGTCGTCAGAAGGAATGACGACATTACGATAAATGAAATAGAAATGATGTCTCCCGATTATCTGATGATTTCCCCGGGGCCCTGCAGCCCGAATGAAGCAGGGATCAGCCTTGAGGCCATTTCACATTTTGCCGGGAAGATTCCGATTTTCGGCGTATGCCTTGGGCACCAGTCGATAGCCCAGGTATTCGGAGGCGACGTCATCCGTGCCGAGCGGTTGATGCACGGGAAGGTGTCGGACATGCATCATGACGGAAAAACCATCTTCCATGGAATTCAGAACCCTTTTGAAGCGACAAGATATCATTCGCTGATTGTAAAGCGGGAAACCCTTCCCGATTGTTTAGAGATCACAGCGGAAACCTCCAAAGGCGAAATCATGGCCATCCGTCATAGAGAACTCGCAATTGAAGGTGTACAGTTCCATCCCGAGTCGATCATGACACAACAGGGCAAGAAGTTATTGAAGAACTTCCTCGAAACATATAAGAAAGCCGAGCTGCCTGCATCATGTATATCTATTTGA
- the pabC gene encoding aminodeoxychorismate lyase gives MYIYLNGVIVHQSEASISPFDHGYLYGLGVFETFRTYGGHPFLLKDHLSRLKKGLKALNIEWDIKEAEIKKIVSTLLRNNGWEDAYCRLNVSGGPGEIGLQTAPYEDATTILFQKELPPSRPLREKEGVFLRLRRSTPEIDERLKSHHYLNNLAAKREIGPSHDREGIFLTGGGHICEGITSNIFWIKEGAIYTPSIETGLLNGITRQFILAMAKSLQMPVHEGLYRESDLESASEVFFTNSVQEVVPVNRIGNRTFEGREGRFVRLLHEHYQKYVTYLDSIEEMKEGNAHATND, from the coding sequence ATGTATATCTATTTGAATGGGGTCATCGTTCATCAATCAGAAGCGTCCATATCCCCTTTTGATCATGGTTATTTGTACGGGCTGGGTGTCTTTGAAACATTCAGAACATATGGCGGCCACCCGTTTTTATTAAAAGATCATTTATCCAGATTGAAAAAGGGGCTCAAAGCCCTGAACATTGAATGGGATATAAAGGAAGCTGAAATAAAGAAGATCGTCAGTACACTTTTAAGAAACAATGGATGGGAAGATGCATACTGCCGCTTGAATGTTTCCGGGGGGCCGGGTGAAATAGGATTGCAGACTGCCCCTTACGAAGACGCCACCACCATTCTCTTTCAAAAAGAATTACCGCCTTCAAGGCCGCTTCGAGAAAAAGAAGGTGTCTTCCTCCGGTTAAGGCGGAGCACACCTGAAATAGACGAGAGGTTGAAGTCCCATCATTACCTCAATAACCTCGCTGCCAAAAGAGAAATCGGCCCTTCCCATGACAGGGAGGGGATATTCCTGACAGGCGGCGGTCATATATGTGAAGGCATCACCTCGAATATCTTCTGGATAAAAGAAGGGGCAATCTATACCCCTTCAATTGAAACGGGGTTATTGAACGGGATTACAAGACAGTTCATTCTGGCCATGGCAAAAAGCCTGCAGATGCCTGTCCATGAAGGGCTGTATCGTGAAAGTGATCTTGAATCGGCAAGCGAAGTATTCTTTACGAATTCCGTTCAAGAGGTGGTCCCGGTAAACAGGATCGGGAACCGAACGTTTGAGGGCCGAGAAGGCCGATTTGTCAGATTGCTGCATGAACATTACCAGAAGTATGTGACCTATTTAGATTCAATTGAAGAGATGAAAGAAGGGAACGCTCATGCCACAAACGATTAA
- the folP gene encoding dihydropteroate synthase → MPQTIKCGKYELDYSSKTLIMGILNVTPDSFSDGGSYDSVQKAVARAKEMVEEGADIIDVGGESTRPGHVPVSAEEEIERVVPIIEALVKEVDVPISIDTYKAETARAAIEAGAHIINDVWGAKKDPLMGKVAAEKRVPIILMHNREKKEYGVFMRDAVQDLQESIALVKKAGVKDDQIILDPGIGFAKTFEQNIEMMRHVDVLVSLGYPVLYATSRKRVIGHVLDLPVEERVEGTGATVCWGIQKGCQLLRVHDVKEMARMAKMMDALMGKERHDG, encoded by the coding sequence ATGCCACAAACGATTAAATGCGGAAAATATGAATTGGATTACTCCAGCAAAACCCTCATTATGGGGATCCTCAATGTGACACCGGATTCTTTTTCTGACGGAGGTTCATATGACTCTGTCCAGAAGGCGGTCGCCCGTGCCAAGGAAATGGTGGAAGAAGGAGCGGACATTATAGATGTCGGTGGCGAATCGACTCGTCCGGGCCATGTCCCCGTTTCTGCCGAGGAAGAAATTGAGAGGGTGGTCCCGATCATCGAAGCTCTTGTCAAAGAAGTGGATGTGCCGATCTCGATTGATACGTATAAAGCAGAGACTGCCAGAGCTGCGATAGAAGCAGGCGCCCATATCATTAACGATGTATGGGGAGCGAAGAAAGACCCGCTTATGGGAAAAGTGGCAGCTGAAAAGCGAGTGCCGATCATCCTGATGCACAACCGGGAGAAAAAAGAATATGGGGTGTTCATGAGGGATGCTGTTCAAGATTTGCAGGAAAGCATCGCACTGGTGAAAAAAGCCGGAGTGAAGGATGACCAGATCATCCTGGACCCCGGGATTGGTTTTGCTAAAACATTCGAGCAGAACATTGAAATGATGAGGCACGTGGACGTCCTTGTATCACTCGGATATCCGGTCCTTTATGCCACATCGCGTAAAAGGGTGATCGGTCACGTCCTGGATCTGCCGGTCGAGGAGCGTGTGGAAGGGACAGGTGCTACTGTATGCTGGGGCATTCAGAAAGGGTGCCAGCTCCTACGTGTCCATGATGTAAAAGAAATGGCGCGGATGGCGAAGATGATGGATGCGTTAATGGGAAAGGAGCGGCACGATGGATAA
- the folB gene encoding dihydroneopterin aldolase — translation MDKIKLNEMEFYGYHGVFPEENKLGQRFRVSVELHLDLRKSGQSDDLEDSVNYADVYSISKSVVEGEPFNLVEAVAERISSEILRTFSVVESCKITLIKPDPPIPGHYRSVAVEITRSR, via the coding sequence ATGGATAAAATCAAATTGAATGAAATGGAGTTTTACGGATATCACGGGGTGTTCCCAGAGGAGAATAAGCTGGGTCAGCGATTCCGTGTCAGCGTGGAGCTGCATCTCGACTTAAGAAAATCGGGACAAAGTGATGATCTTGAGGATTCCGTAAACTATGCGGATGTATATTCTATTTCAAAGTCAGTTGTCGAAGGAGAACCCTTTAATCTGGTGGAAGCGGTAGCTGAAAGGATCTCCTCTGAAATACTTCGTACCTTTTCTGTCGTTGAAAGCTGCAAAATCACACTGATCAAGCCTGATCCACCCATTCCCGGTCATTACCGGTCGGTGGCGGTGGAAATCACGAGGAGTCGATAA
- the ftsH gene encoding ATP-dependent zinc metalloprotease FtsH: protein MNRIFRNTIFYLLVFLVIIGVVSYFSNNNEPTKNIEYSTFINQLEKGEVESFSIQPGRGVYEVKGELKGAEEGESFLTYVLTTDGKLMDQINAAASEQGIDVSVLQAKETSGWVSFFTTIIPFVIIFILFFFLLNQAQGGGSRVMNFGKSKAKLYSEEKKKVRFKDVAGADEEKQELVEVVEFLKDPRKFSEIGARIPKGVLLVGPPGTGKTLLARAAAGEAGVPFFSISGSDFVEMFVGVGASRVRDLFENAKKNAPCIIFIDEIDAVGRQRGAGLGGGHDEREQTLNQLLVEMDGFGANEGIIIVAATNRPDILDPALLRPGRFDRQITVDRPDVIGREAVLQVHARNKPLDDSVDLKAIAMRTPGFSGADLENLLNEAALVAAREDKKKIDMRDIDEATDRVIAGPAKKSRVISEKERKIVAFHEAGHTVIGVILDEADMVHKVTIVPRGQAGGYAVMLPKEDRYFMTKPELLDKITGLLGGRVAEEIIFGEVSTGAHNDFQRATGIARKMVTEYGMSDKLGPLQFGSQQGGQVFLGRDINSEQNYSDAIAHEIDMEMQRLIKESYARAKKILTENRDKLELIAKTLLDVETLDAAQIKHLVDHGTLPERTYESDKADKSDVKVNIQKKNEENVIEAETPDTTPKTDDPDKTDRT from the coding sequence ATGAACCGGATCTTTCGTAACACCATATTCTATTTACTGGTCTTTTTAGTCATTATAGGTGTGGTGAGTTATTTCAGTAACAACAACGAACCAACCAAAAATATCGAATACAGTACGTTCATCAACCAGCTTGAAAAAGGGGAAGTCGAATCGTTCTCCATTCAGCCTGGAAGAGGTGTATATGAGGTAAAAGGAGAGTTAAAAGGAGCTGAAGAAGGAGAATCCTTCTTAACTTATGTCCTTACTACCGATGGCAAGCTGATGGATCAAATCAATGCTGCAGCTTCTGAGCAGGGGATTGACGTCAGCGTTTTACAGGCCAAAGAAACGAGCGGATGGGTATCGTTCTTTACAACGATCATTCCATTTGTCATCATTTTCATTCTATTCTTCTTCTTACTGAACCAGGCTCAGGGCGGCGGAAGCCGAGTCATGAACTTTGGTAAGAGTAAGGCGAAGCTTTATAGTGAAGAGAAGAAGAAAGTCCGCTTTAAAGATGTAGCCGGAGCGGATGAAGAGAAACAGGAACTTGTAGAGGTTGTGGAATTCCTTAAGGATCCACGTAAATTCTCTGAAATAGGTGCACGTATTCCTAAAGGGGTGCTGTTAGTAGGGCCTCCTGGTACCGGTAAGACATTGCTTGCCAGAGCAGCGGCAGGAGAAGCGGGAGTGCCGTTCTTCTCCATCAGTGGTTCTGACTTCGTTGAAATGTTCGTCGGTGTCGGTGCATCACGTGTACGTGATTTATTTGAAAACGCGAAGAAAAATGCGCCTTGTATCATTTTCATTGATGAGATTGATGCAGTGGGCCGCCAGCGTGGGGCAGGTCTTGGCGGAGGCCACGATGAACGTGAGCAGACGCTTAACCAGCTGCTTGTCGAAATGGACGGTTTCGGAGCGAACGAAGGAATCATCATCGTTGCCGCGACGAACAGACCGGACATTCTTGACCCTGCATTATTGCGTCCAGGTCGTTTCGACCGTCAAATCACGGTGGACCGCCCGGATGTTATCGGTCGTGAGGCTGTACTTCAAGTACATGCCCGCAACAAACCGCTTGATGATTCAGTCGATCTGAAAGCGATCGCGATGAGAACCCCAGGTTTCTCGGGAGCGGATTTAGAAAATCTTCTGAACGAGGCAGCACTTGTTGCCGCCCGTGAAGACAAGAAGAAGATTGATATGCGCGATATCGATGAAGCAACGGACCGCGTCATTGCGGGACCTGCCAAGAAGAGCCGCGTCATATCTGAAAAAGAACGTAAAATCGTTGCATTCCATGAAGCGGGCCATACCGTGATTGGAGTGATACTTGATGAAGCGGATATGGTACATAAAGTAACCATCGTTCCCCGCGGTCAGGCTGGCGGATATGCCGTCATGCTGCCTAAAGAAGATCGCTACTTTATGACGAAGCCTGAGCTTCTCGATAAAATTACGGGCTTGCTGGGAGGTCGTGTCGCAGAAGAAATCATTTTTGGCGAAGTATCCACCGGTGCCCATAATGACTTCCAGCGTGCAACGGGTATCGCACGCAAGATGGTGACCGAATACGGTATGAGCGACAAGCTCGGACCGCTTCAATTCGGTTCACAGCAAGGCGGTCAAGTGTTCCTGGGACGTGACATCAATAGTGAACAAAACTATTCAGATGCCATTGCCCATGAAATCGATATGGAAATGCAGCGCCTGATCAAGGAAAGCTATGCACGTGCAAAGAAAATTCTCACAGAGAATCGCGACAAGCTTGAACTGATCGCCAAAACGCTGCTTGACGTCGAAACACTAGATGCAGCACAAATCAAGCATCTAGTAGATCACGGAACATTACCTGAGCGCACTTATGAGTCTGACAAAGCAGACAAAAGCGACGTGAAGGTAAACATCCAAAAGAAAAACGAAGAAAACGTGATCGAAGCAGAAACACCAGACACTACACCAAAAACCGACGATCCTGACAAAACAGATCGCACATAA
- the pabB gene encoding aminodeoxychorismate synthase, component I, with translation MKEVQHLYFHKNRTTKEQFFSAYEQLSQDQTHHVLLESGRGGRYSVAGLQPKAVLESTAEGLTIQADHNMEVRPGDPLIEMENWLQPLKAERQPDLPDFQGGVIGLLSYDYARRIEKLPSLSKDDLEIPEVYFFYLDQWVVFDHEEELLWTMILTPDDKTEAEVQLTKWTNLWQEHLVQRQTEEAGAADKIVPAITVSMNEGQFSNAVKRIQDYISQGDVFQVNLSVRQSQELGTEPYTVYKKLRELNPSPYMSYIQTPEFQIVSGSPELLVKKKGTEVSTRPIAGTRSRGKDAAEDEALARELIDNEKERAEHVMLVDLERNDLGRVCKYGTVEVNEFMVIEKYSHVMHIVSNVRGTLDEQKTGADVIRSVFPGGTITGAPKVRTMEIIEELEPVRRGIYTGSIGWIGVNGDMELNIVIRTMLVKGNEAYIQAGAGVVIDSNPKYEYKESLKKAKALWVAKALAEGKGAQL, from the coding sequence GTGAAGGAAGTGCAGCACCTATATTTTCATAAAAACCGTACAACGAAAGAACAGTTTTTCTCAGCATATGAACAACTAAGTCAAGATCAAACACACCATGTTTTGCTGGAAAGCGGCCGCGGTGGACGATATAGTGTTGCCGGACTTCAACCCAAGGCGGTATTGGAAAGCACAGCGGAAGGACTTACGATTCAGGCTGACCATAACATGGAAGTCAGACCAGGGGACCCGTTGATCGAAATGGAAAATTGGCTTCAGCCATTGAAAGCGGAGAGACAGCCGGATCTTCCTGACTTTCAGGGCGGGGTCATCGGGCTTCTGAGCTATGACTATGCAAGAAGAATCGAGAAACTGCCTTCCCTAAGCAAAGATGACCTTGAAATTCCGGAGGTGTATTTCTTTTATTTAGATCAATGGGTGGTGTTCGACCATGAAGAAGAATTGCTGTGGACGATGATTCTTACTCCTGATGACAAGACCGAGGCAGAAGTACAGCTGACAAAGTGGACGAACTTGTGGCAAGAGCACCTTGTACAGAGGCAAACGGAAGAAGCTGGAGCTGCTGATAAGATTGTCCCTGCCATCACCGTCTCTATGAACGAAGGGCAATTTTCAAATGCCGTAAAGAGAATCCAGGATTATATTTCTCAGGGTGATGTCTTTCAAGTCAATTTGTCAGTCAGACAATCCCAGGAGCTGGGGACAGAGCCGTACACGGTTTATAAAAAACTTCGTGAACTGAATCCCTCTCCTTATATGAGCTACATCCAGACGCCTGAATTCCAGATTGTTTCAGGCTCGCCTGAACTCCTTGTGAAGAAAAAAGGGACGGAAGTGAGTACAAGGCCGATTGCAGGTACGCGTTCCCGTGGAAAGGACGCCGCGGAAGATGAAGCGCTGGCGCGTGAACTGATCGACAATGAAAAAGAACGTGCCGAGCATGTCATGCTTGTCGATCTTGAACGGAATGATTTGGGAAGAGTGTGCAAATACGGAACGGTTGAAGTCAATGAGTTCATGGTGATTGAAAAGTATTCGCACGTCATGCACATCGTTTCGAATGTTAGAGGAACACTGGATGAACAAAAAACCGGTGCAGATGTGATCCGTTCTGTTTTCCCGGGCGGCACGATTACCGGTGCCCCGAAAGTAAGGACGATGGAGATCATTGAAGAGCTTGAACCGGTGAGGAGAGGCATTTACACAGGTTCGATTGGCTGGATTGGTGTGAACGGGGATATGGAATTGAATATCGTCATCCGGACGATGCTTGTGAAGGGTAATGAAGCATACATCCAAGCAGGTGCGGGTGTTGTCATCGACTCAAATCCGAAATATGAATATAAAGAATCGCTGAAGAAAGCCAAAGCTCTTTGGGTCGCAAAAGCCTTGGCGGAAGGAAAAGGGGCACAACTATGA
- a CDS encoding type III pantothenate kinase translates to MIFVMDVGNTNIVYGVYEGDHLKYHWRSETNRHKTEDEFGMLVKNLFQHVDLKFEEIDGIIISSVVPPIMFSLERMCEKYFNITPLVVGPGIKTGLNIKYENPREVGADRIVNAVAGIHEYGGPLIIVDFGTATTYCYINEDRQYMGGAIAPGIGISTEALYSKAAKLPRIEIARPDHIIGKNTVTAMQAGILYGYVGQVEGIVQRMKAQSKEEPTVIATGGLAALISKESNSIDVVDPFLTLKGLKLIYKRNMN, encoded by the coding sequence TTGATTTTTGTAATGGATGTAGGGAATACAAATATCGTGTATGGCGTCTATGAAGGCGACCATTTAAAATATCACTGGAGATCGGAAACGAACCGTCACAAAACCGAAGACGAATTCGGCATGCTGGTGAAAAATCTGTTTCAGCACGTAGACTTGAAATTCGAAGAGATAGACGGAATCATCATTTCATCTGTTGTTCCGCCGATCATGTTCAGCTTGGAACGCATGTGCGAAAAATATTTCAATATCACCCCGCTTGTTGTGGGACCTGGCATCAAAACAGGACTGAATATCAAATACGAAAATCCGCGTGAAGTAGGGGCAGACCGGATTGTGAATGCGGTAGCTGGCATCCATGAATACGGCGGCCCGCTTATCATAGTGGACTTTGGAACCGCTACAACGTATTGCTATATCAACGAGGATAGACAGTATATGGGGGGTGCGATCGCCCCGGGTATCGGTATTTCGACAGAAGCCCTGTATTCGAAGGCGGCAAAGCTGCCAAGGATTGAAATCGCCCGACCGGATCACATTATCGGGAAGAACACGGTAACGGCGATGCAGGCCGGCATACTTTATGGATATGTAGGACAAGTTGAGGGAATCGTACAAAGAATGAAAGCACAAAGTAAAGAAGAACCGACTGTCATTGCAACAGGAGGGCTTGCTGCTCTGATTTCCAAAGAATCAAATTCAATCGATGTAGTGGACCCATTCCTTACCCTTAAAGGATTAAAACTGATTTATAAACGAAATATGAATTAA
- the folK gene encoding 2-amino-4-hydroxy-6-hydroxymethyldihydropteridine diphosphokinase, whose amino-acid sequence MKNIAYLSLGSNMGEREAYLEKAINILHSHGKIEVLRKSSIYETDPVGFTEQGEFLNMVIEVRTDLSPGVLLQQCLQVEYDLGRKREFKWGPRIIDIDILLYNYEDIKSDNLLVPHPRMQERAFVLIPLLELEPSIVHPALGTPFARFLDEIPDKEGVRLWKQINGEDAYVHSES is encoded by the coding sequence ATGAAAAACATCGCATACCTTTCTCTAGGGTCGAATATGGGGGAACGGGAAGCTTATTTGGAAAAAGCCATTAATATCCTCCATAGTCATGGTAAAATAGAGGTATTAAGGAAATCGTCCATTTATGAAACGGATCCAGTAGGTTTTACTGAACAAGGTGAATTTTTGAATATGGTGATTGAAGTTCGTACGGATTTAAGTCCGGGAGTGCTGTTGCAGCAGTGCTTGCAGGTGGAGTATGACCTTGGGAGAAAAAGGGAGTTCAAGTGGGGACCAAGAATAATAGACATTGACATCTTACTCTATAATTACGAAGATATTAAATCGGATAATCTTCTCGTTCCTCACCCAAGGATGCAAGAGAGAGCATTTGTGCTGATACCGCTTTTAGAGCTTGAACCGTCTATCGTGCATCCTGCTCTCGGGACCCCGTTCGCTCGCTTTCTGGACGAAATACCTGACAAAGAAGGAGTTCGGTTATGGAAACAGATAAATGGGGAAGACGCGTACGTGCATTCAGAAAGCTGA
- the cysK gene encoding cysteine synthase A yields the protein MVRVANSISELIGQTPIVKLNRLVDENSADVYLKLEYMNPGSSVKDRIALAMIEEAEKAGKIQPGDSIVEPTSGNTGIGLAMVAAAKGYKAVLVMPDTMSMERRNLLRAYGAELVLTPGSEGMGGAIRKAEELANEKGYFMPQQFKNEANPKVHRETTGKEIVEQMGGQLDGFVAGIGTGGTITGAGEVLKEHYPSIKLYAVEPTDSPILSGGKPGPHKIQGIGAGFVPDILNTSVYDEVIQVRNEEAFDYARKAAKEEGILGGISSGAAIYAALQVAKELGKGKKVLAVIPSNGERYLSTPLYQFDDE from the coding sequence ATGGTTAGAGTCGCTAATTCAATTTCAGAATTAATAGGGCAAACTCCGATAGTGAAACTTAATCGCCTGGTCGATGAAAATAGTGCAGATGTGTATTTAAAATTGGAATATATGAATCCCGGAAGCAGCGTGAAAGACAGAATAGCGTTAGCGATGATCGAGGAAGCCGAAAAGGCCGGAAAGATCCAGCCCGGCGATTCCATTGTAGAACCGACCAGCGGTAATACCGGAATCGGACTTGCAATGGTTGCTGCAGCAAAAGGATATAAGGCGGTATTGGTCATGCCAGATACAATGAGTATGGAAAGACGCAACCTCTTGCGTGCATACGGGGCTGAGCTTGTACTGACTCCTGGATCTGAAGGAATGGGCGGGGCTATCCGTAAAGCGGAAGAACTGGCCAATGAAAAAGGATACTTCATGCCGCAGCAATTTAAAAATGAAGCAAACCCAAAAGTTCACAGAGAAACGACAGGGAAAGAAATCGTCGAGCAAATGGGCGGCCAGCTTGATGGGTTTGTTGCCGGAATCGGTACAGGCGGAACCATCACCGGGGCAGGAGAGGTATTGAAGGAGCATTATCCGTCCATCAAGTTATACGCAGTTGAACCTACGGATTCACCAATCCTGTCGGGCGGAAAGCCGGGACCCCATAAAATACAAGGAATCGGAGCGGGATTTGTACCTGATATCCTTAACACCTCCGTCTACGACGAAGTAATACAAGTTCGAAACGAAGAAGCCTTTGATTATGCCAGAAAAGCAGCCAAGGAAGAGGGAATCCTTGGAGGGATCTCTTCAGGGGCAGCCATCTATGCAGCACTCCAAGTGGCGAAAGAACTAGGCAAAGGAAAGAAAGTCCTCGCCGTCATCCCAAGCAACGGCGAACGCTACCTAAGCACCCCTCTTTATCAATTTGATGATGAATAA